CAGCGGCTCGCCCAGATGCGGGCGGAGGGAACCCGATTCGTCACAGAGTGCGAGGTCGGCGTGGACCTGACTGTCGAACAGTTACGTCAGCGCCATCAGGCGGTGGTGTTGGCGGTCGGTGCACTGCGGGGCCGCGACAATGAGGTCCCCGGCCGGGAACTCGACGGTGTCCACCTGGCCATGGAGCACTTGGTGCCGGCCAACCGGGAGTGTGAGGGCGACGCCGCCTCGCCGATCTCGGCGGCGGGCAAACACGTGGTGATCATCGGTGGCGGTGACACCGGCGCCGACTGCCTGGGGACCGCGCACCGTCAGGGTGCGGTCTCGGTGACGCAGCTCGACTACAACGCCGAGCCGCCGGAGACCCGTGATGACGACCTCTCGCCGTGGCCGACGTGGCCGTTGGTGCTGCGGACCTCCCCGGCCCACGCCGAGGGCGGTGCGCGCCGGTATGAAGTAGCGGTACAACGTTTCCTGGGCGACGACAACGGTCATGTGCGGGCCGTCGAGATCGCCGAGGTTCGGGTGACCCGGGACGCGGAGGGACGACGCGAGATCACTCCGGTGGGCGAGTCGTTGCAGATTCCGTGTGACCTGGCGCTGCTGGCGATCGGGTTCGAGGGTGTCGAGCACATGGCATTGCTCGACGGGTTGAACCTGAAGTTGACCCGGCGCGGGACCGTTTCGTGCGGTTCGGACTGGCAGACCGACGCTCCCGGGGTGTTCGTCTGCGGCGATGCGCACCGGGGCGCCTCACTGGTGGTGTGGGCCATCGCCGAGGGCCGCAGCGCGGCGCATGCGGTGGATGCCTACCTGATGGGCGAATCGGATCTGCCCGCGCCGGTTCGGCCGGGAGCGCTGCCTCTGACCGTCGTCTGAATCGATCAACGACTATGCTGACATGACGTGAGCAGACGCGGAAAGATCGTTTGTACGCTTGGCCCGGCTACCAGTACAGATGAGACGGTGCGGGCGCTGGTGGAGGCCGGTATGGATGTCGCCCGGCTGAACTTCA
The window above is part of the Mycolicibacterium fortuitum subsp. fortuitum genome. Proteins encoded here:
- a CDS encoding glutamate synthase subunit beta, with product MADPTGFLRVPKIEAAKRPVEERVGDWREVYEREDPNARAGEVSQQARRCMDCGIPFCHSGKAGCPLGNLIPEWNDLVRRGRWDAASDRLHATNNFPEFTGRLCPAPCEAACVLSIAEEQTGGSVTIKRIEQTIADHAWLNGDVEPRRAAISTGKSVAVVGSGPAGLAAAQQLTRAGHEVTVYERDDRVGGLLRYGIPEYKLEKSVLNQRLAQMRAEGTRFVTECEVGVDLTVEQLRQRHQAVVLAVGALRGRDNEVPGRELDGVHLAMEHLVPANRECEGDAASPISAAGKHVVIIGGGDTGADCLGTAHRQGAVSVTQLDYNAEPPETRDDDLSPWPTWPLVLRTSPAHAEGGARRYEVAVQRFLGDDNGHVRAVEIAEVRVTRDAEGRREITPVGESLQIPCDLALLAIGFEGVEHMALLDGLNLKLTRRGTVSCGSDWQTDAPGVFVCGDAHRGASLVVWAIAEGRSAAHAVDAYLMGESDLPAPVRPGALPLTVV